The Longimicrobium sp. DNA segment CACGTGCTGGACGTCGGCTGCGGACCGGGGGTGCTGGCGCCGCACGTGGCCGGGGCGGGCGCGCTCTACACGGGCGTCGACGCCAGCCGCAAGCTCCTGGCGTTCGCGCGGCGGCACCATGGCGCCCACGGCCGCTTCGTCGCCGGCGACGCCACGCGGCTCCGCGAGCTCGCCGAGTTGGGCGAGGGCGCGTTCGACGCCGCCGTGTTCCTGCTGAGCATCCAGGACATCGACCCACTGGAAGACGCGCTTGCGTCGGCGGCGTGGGCGGTGCGCCCGGGCGGCCGCGTGGTGTTGCTGATGACGCACCCGTGCTTCCGCGTGCCGCGACAGAGCGGCTGGGGATGGGACCGCCAGCGCCGGCTCCGCTATCGCCGCGTCGACCGCTACCTGACGCGGCTGGCGGTGCCGATGAAGGGCTACGGCACCGCGCGGCGCGGCTTCACCCGCAGCTATCACCGTCCGCTGGGCGCGTACGTCAACGGCCTGTCCGCGTGCGGGCTGCTGGTCGACGAGGTGCGCGAGATCCCCACGCACAAGGCGCCCGAGCCCGGCCCGCAGGCGAAGGCCGAGCGGCTGGCGAACCGCGAGATCCCGCTCTTCCTCGGCCTCCGCGCAATCAAACCCTAGGGAGATGAAGGAGATGGAGACGA contains these protein-coding regions:
- a CDS encoding methyltransferase domain-containing protein; amino-acid sequence: MGRRKNQAQPAGSDSWNPVADWYAGWVGAEGSEHHRRLAIPALMEMLRPAPGEHVLDVGCGPGVLAPHVAGAGALYTGVDASRKLLAFARRHHGAHGRFVAGDATRLRELAELGEGAFDAAVFLLSIQDIDPLEDALASAAWAVRPGGRVVLLMTHPCFRVPRQSGWGWDRQRRLRYRRVDRYLTRLAVPMKGYGTARRGFTRSYHRPLGAYVNGLSACGLLVDEVREIPTHKAPEPGPQAKAERLANREIPLFLGLRAIKP